A portion of the Flavobacterium magnum genome contains these proteins:
- a CDS encoding FtsB family cell division protein, whose protein sequence is MKNPFKNTFEKWPLLRILGNRYVLVLLVFVVWMLFLDNYSWLNHRLLDKDIDELEDNKRYYQEEIKKDLRNIKILKDSNQVEKFAREKYYMKRDSEDIYIIEFEGDTLKRDF, encoded by the coding sequence ATGAAGAATCCATTCAAGAATACCTTCGAAAAATGGCCGTTGCTGCGCATCCTGGGCAACCGCTACGTGTTGGTGTTGCTGGTTTTCGTGGTCTGGATGCTCTTCCTCGACAATTATTCCTGGCTCAACCACCGCTTGCTCGACAAGGATATCGACGAACTCGAAGACAACAAGCGATATTACCAGGAAGAGATCAAAAAAGACCTGCGCAATATTAAGATACTGAAGGATTCCAATCAGGTTGAGAAATTTGCGCGCGAGAAATACTACATGAAGCGCGACAGCGAGGACATTTACATTATTGAATTTGAGGGTGATACTTTGAAACGCGATTTTTAA
- a CDS encoding SDR family oxidoreductase — protein sequence MDFSKKMLRDGALENKVIVVTGGGSGLGKAMTRYFLELGASVAITSRDLQKLEKTAAELEAATAGNRNGAKCLPVQCDVRDYAQVEKMLDSVVSAFGKVDVLLNNAAGNFISPTERLSANAFDTIIDIVLKGTKNCTLAFGKHWIETKKTDNVILNIVTTYAWTGSAYVVPSATAKAGVLAMTRSLAVEWAKYGIRSNAIAPGPFPTKGAWDRLLPGDLAQKFDMAKKVPLQRVGDHQELANLAAYLVSDFSAYVNGEVITIDGGEWLKGAGQFNLLEAIPDSMWDMLEAMIKAKKSS from the coding sequence ATGGATTTCTCAAAAAAAATGCTCCGTGACGGTGCACTTGAAAATAAGGTGATTGTAGTTACGGGCGGCGGCAGCGGCCTTGGGAAGGCGATGACACGATATTTCCTCGAACTCGGGGCCAGTGTGGCCATCACGTCCCGTGACCTCCAGAAACTGGAAAAAACTGCAGCAGAACTGGAAGCAGCCACCGCAGGAAACCGAAATGGCGCCAAATGCCTGCCCGTGCAATGCGACGTGCGCGATTATGCACAGGTGGAAAAAATGCTTGACTCGGTCGTTTCGGCTTTCGGAAAGGTGGACGTGCTGCTCAATAACGCTGCGGGTAACTTTATTTCGCCCACTGAACGACTCTCTGCAAACGCCTTCGATACGATTATCGACATTGTCCTGAAGGGCACAAAAAACTGCACGCTGGCTTTTGGGAAACATTGGATTGAAACCAAAAAAACGGACAATGTTATCCTCAATATCGTGACGACTTATGCCTGGACCGGATCGGCGTACGTGGTGCCCAGTGCAACCGCCAAAGCCGGCGTGCTGGCGATGACACGCAGCCTCGCTGTGGAATGGGCGAAATACGGCATCCGGTCGAATGCGATCGCTCCCGGACCTTTCCCGACGAAAGGCGCCTGGGACCGCCTGTTGCCCGGCGACCTGGCGCAAAAATTCGATATGGCCAAGAAAGTGCCGCTGCAACGCGTGGGCGACCATCAGGAGCTGGCCAACCTTGCGGCGTACCTGGTGTCCGATTTTTCAGCGTATGTGAATGGCGAAGTCATTACCATTGACGGGGGCGAATGGCTCAAAGGCGCGGGACAATTCAACCTGCTGGAGGCAATTCCGGATTCAATGTGGGATATGCTCGAAGCGATGATCAAGGCCAAAAAATCATCATAA
- the scpA gene encoding methylmalonyl-CoA mutase — protein MMRKDLGHLSLADSQNNGSLSLNDDSAFLTAEGIGIRSSYSKSDVEALEHLHFGAGFAPNLRGPYATMYVRRPWTIRQYAGFSTAEESNAFYRRNLAAGQKGLSVAFDLATHRGYDSDHERVVGDVGKAGVAIDSVEDMKLLFDQIPLDEMSVSMTMNGAVLPIMAFYIVAAEEQGVKPEKLSGTIQNDILKEFMVRNTYIYPPAPSMKIIADIFDYSSKKMPKFNSISISGYHMQEAGATADIELAYTLADGLEYIRTGLAAGMNIDEFAPRLSFFWAIGMNHFMEIAKMRAARMLWAKLLKQFHPRDEKSLALRTHCQTSGWSLTEQDPFNNVARTCIEAAAAAFGGTQSLHTNALDEAIALPTDFSARIARNTQIFLQEETKITKTVDPWAGSYYVESLTAEIADKAWALIEEVERLGGMTKAIEAGIPKLRIEEAAARKQARIDSGQDIIVGVNKYRLKKEDPLHILDVDNQMVRKQQVERLEQIKASRDNAKVKVALDALITAAKTGDGNLLELAVAAARHRATLGEISDALETVFGRYKAQIKSFSGVYSKEIKNDESFAKAKQLADAFAKTEGRRPRIMIAKMGQDGHDRGAKVVATGYADVGFDVDIGPLFQTPAEAAKQAVENDVHILGVSSLAAGHKTLVPQVIAELKRYGREDIMVIVGGVIPAQDYQYLFDAGAVAVFGPGTKISEAAIQILEILMPEV, from the coding sequence ATGATGCGAAAGGATTTAGGACATCTCAGTCTGGCCGATAGCCAAAATAACGGTTCGCTAAGCCTAAACGACGACAGCGCCTTTTTAACGGCAGAAGGCATTGGGATCAGGTCTTCCTACTCAAAATCGGACGTGGAAGCGCTGGAACACCTGCATTTCGGCGCGGGATTTGCTCCGAATTTGCGCGGTCCGTACGCCACGATGTACGTGCGCCGACCCTGGACCATCAGACAATATGCAGGATTTTCAACCGCCGAGGAAAGCAATGCCTTTTACAGGCGAAATCTTGCCGCCGGGCAGAAAGGGTTGTCTGTTGCTTTCGACCTGGCCACGCACCGCGGTTACGACTCAGATCATGAGCGTGTCGTAGGGGATGTCGGTAAAGCCGGTGTCGCCATTGACTCGGTTGAGGATATGAAATTGCTGTTCGACCAGATTCCGCTGGACGAAATGTCGGTTTCGATGACAATGAATGGCGCCGTATTGCCGATAATGGCGTTCTATATCGTCGCGGCCGAGGAGCAGGGCGTGAAGCCGGAAAAACTTTCCGGAACGATCCAAAATGACATCCTCAAAGAGTTTATGGTACGCAATACCTACATCTACCCTCCTGCCCCATCGATGAAAATCATCGCGGATATCTTTGATTATTCCAGTAAGAAAATGCCGAAATTCAATTCGATTTCAATTTCAGGCTACCATATGCAGGAAGCGGGCGCCACGGCAGATATTGAGCTGGCTTATACTTTAGCAGACGGATTGGAATACATCCGCACTGGACTGGCAGCAGGCATGAATATTGACGAGTTTGCACCCAGGCTGTCGTTTTTCTGGGCGATCGGCATGAACCATTTTATGGAGATTGCCAAAATGCGTGCGGCGCGGATGCTTTGGGCAAAACTATTGAAGCAGTTTCACCCCAGGGATGAAAAATCACTGGCGCTGCGCACACATTGCCAGACATCAGGGTGGAGCCTGACGGAACAGGATCCGTTTAACAATGTAGCGCGCACCTGCATTGAGGCAGCAGCAGCAGCATTCGGCGGTACCCAGTCACTGCATACGAACGCATTGGATGAGGCCATCGCGCTGCCCACCGATTTCTCGGCCAGGATTGCACGGAACACACAAATTTTCTTACAGGAGGAAACCAAAATAACCAAAACCGTCGATCCGTGGGCGGGCAGTTATTATGTAGAATCGCTTACCGCGGAAATCGCCGACAAAGCCTGGGCACTTATTGAAGAAGTCGAACGGCTCGGTGGCATGACCAAAGCGATTGAAGCAGGCATCCCCAAATTGCGCATTGAGGAAGCTGCTGCGCGCAAGCAGGCACGCATCGACAGCGGCCAGGACATCATTGTCGGCGTCAATAAATACAGGTTGAAAAAAGAAGATCCACTGCACATTCTTGATGTTGATAACCAGATGGTGCGGAAACAGCAGGTGGAAAGGCTTGAACAAATTAAAGCCTCAAGAGATAATGCTAAAGTTAAAGTCGCCTTAGACGCACTGATTACCGCCGCAAAGACCGGAGACGGAAACCTGCTCGAACTCGCGGTAGCAGCGGCACGCCACCGGGCCACACTGGGTGAAATCAGCGATGCATTGGAAACGGTTTTCGGGCGTTATAAAGCACAAATCAAATCATTCAGCGGCGTGTACAGTAAAGAAATCAAGAACGACGAAAGCTTTGCCAAAGCGAAGCAACTTGCCGACGCCTTCGCAAAAACGGAAGGACGCAGGCCAAGGATCATGATTGCAAAAATGGGCCAGGACGGCCACGATCGCGGCGCAAAGGTAGTCGCGACCGGGTACGCCGACGTCGGTTTCGATGTTGATATCGGGCCGTTATTCCAGACCCCTGCGGAGGCCGCGAAACAGGCCGTGGAAAACGACGTGCATATATTGGGCGTCTCCTCTTTGGCTGCAGGCCACAAAACCCTCGTACCACAGGTTATTGCCGAGCTGAAGCGTTATGGCCGGGAAGACATTATGGTAATCGTAGGCGGCGTAATCCCGGCACAGGATTATCAGTATCTTTTTGATGCGGGAGCTGTAGCGGTGTTTGGGCCGGGAACCAAAATCAGTGAGGCGGCGATCCAGATACTGGAGATCTTGATGCCCGAAGTATAG
- a CDS encoding DUF808 domain-containing protein, with amino-acid sequence MAGGFFAILDDIAALMDDIAVSSKIATQKTAGILGDDLAVNAEKATGFLASRELPVLWAITKGSFLNKLIILPIAFLLNYYFPIAITFALISGGIYLAYEGVEKIIEYFFHKKHVAETTEAHISDAADDEKVKVRSAITTDFILSVEIVIIALGSVLEKDLTTQIATVTIVAVLATIGVYGLVALIVRMDDAGYHLMRKSNNSGFLCRLGKFLVWLLPMVIKMLAVVGTLALILVAGGIFMHNIGYFHHFLPGLPVTLTEFILGLAVGLAAVAVITIVKKIFGKTKAAH; translated from the coding sequence ATGGCAGGAGGTTTCTTTGCAATATTAGACGACATTGCAGCTTTGATGGATGATATTGCCGTGAGCAGCAAAATCGCAACACAGAAGACAGCAGGGATCTTAGGCGACGACCTCGCCGTCAATGCGGAAAAAGCGACGGGATTCCTTGCCAGCCGGGAGCTACCGGTGCTTTGGGCCATCACGAAAGGATCGTTCCTGAACAAGCTCATCATCCTTCCAATCGCGTTCCTGCTGAACTACTATTTCCCCATAGCCATTACGTTTGCCCTGATTTCGGGCGGCATCTACCTGGCTTACGAGGGGGTTGAGAAAATCATCGAATATTTTTTCCATAAAAAGCATGTCGCGGAAACAACCGAGGCGCATATCAGCGACGCCGCAGATGATGAAAAAGTGAAAGTGAGGTCAGCCATCACTACTGATTTTATCCTTTCGGTCGAAATCGTGATTATCGCGCTCGGATCGGTGTTAGAAAAGGACCTGACCACGCAGATCGCGACCGTTACCATCGTGGCGGTGCTTGCGACAATCGGCGTCTACGGACTCGTGGCGCTGATTGTAAGGATGGACGATGCGGGTTACCACCTGATGCGGAAAAGTAACAATTCCGGTTTTTTATGCCGATTGGGAAAATTCCTGGTGTGGCTGTTGCCTATGGTCATCAAGATGCTCGCCGTTGTCGGAACATTGGCACTGATCCTGGTCGCCGGAGGAATTTTCATGCACAACATCGGTTATTTCCATCATTTCCTGCCCGGGCTTCCGGTCACTTTGACGGAATTTATACTCGGACTCGCAGTCGGACTCGCAGCCGTCGCGGTAATTACCATCGTTAAAAAGATCTTCGGAAAAACAAAAGCGGCGCACTGA
- a CDS encoding porin family protein yields the protein MKKLFLLSALVCGLHGFSQKMRYGALLGMNAYDIEVSGPLIAGNGLSGLNFGGFIDYQFSSHCGLKVNMIFNKTTETDYGPLESGTYYEIFDEAKLTTLQLQPLIKFDVNKVYAKGFYLQGGLNMVNILRARADDGTSLKNFYNRTAFSGMLGFGVTFLKHYSFELMGSYSLTNPIGFPESRARNMGAYTNLLIDIESFLK from the coding sequence ATGAAAAAGCTTTTTCTTTTATCAGCCTTGGTATGCGGCCTGCACGGATTTTCCCAGAAAATGCGTTATGGCGCGCTGTTGGGTATGAACGCTTACGACATTGAAGTGAGCGGACCGCTGATTGCAGGCAACGGACTCAGTGGTCTCAACTTTGGCGGATTCATCGATTACCAGTTCAGCAGCCACTGCGGATTGAAGGTGAACATGATTTTCAACAAGACCACTGAAACCGATTATGGGCCATTGGAGTCGGGTACCTACTACGAAATTTTCGACGAGGCGAAACTCACCACGTTGCAGTTGCAACCCCTCATTAAATTTGACGTCAACAAGGTATACGCCAAAGGTTTTTACCTACAGGGCGGCCTGAATATGGTCAATATCCTGAGAGCCAGGGCTGACGACGGGACATCTTTGAAGAATTTTTATAACCGTACCGCATTCAGCGGTATGCTGGGTTTCGGTGTGACTTTCTTGAAGCATTACAGCTTTGAATTGATGGGCAGTTACAGCCTGACCAATCCGATTGGTTTCCCCGAAAGCAGAGCCAGAAATATGGGAGCGTACACAAACCTCCTGATTGATATCGAGTCATTCCTGAAATAA
- a CDS encoding ParA family protein yields the protein MGKIIAIANQKGGVGKTTTSVNLAASLGVLEKKVLLIDADPQANASSGLGIDIENIAIGTYQILEHSNTPEEAIMACSAPNVSVIPAHIDLVAIEIELVDKENREYMLREALAGIKDQYDYILIDCAPSLGLLTLNALTAADSVVIPIQCEYFALEGLGKLLNTIKSVQKIHNPSLDIEGLLLTMFDSRLRLSNQVVEEVQKHFSDMVFNTVIQRNVKLSEAPSFGESIINYDATSKGATNYLHLAQEIIKKNSLS from the coding sequence ATGGGTAAGATTATTGCCATTGCCAACCAGAAAGGCGGCGTAGGAAAAACGACGACTTCTGTGAATCTGGCCGCCTCGCTCGGGGTACTTGAAAAAAAAGTGTTACTTATCGATGCCGATCCGCAGGCCAACGCAAGTTCGGGCCTCGGGATTGACATTGAGAATATAGCCATCGGGACCTACCAGATCCTGGAGCACAGCAATACGCCCGAAGAAGCCATTATGGCATGCAGCGCACCGAACGTTTCAGTGATTCCCGCACACATTGACCTGGTGGCGATAGAAATCGAATTGGTTGACAAGGAAAACCGTGAGTACATGCTCAGGGAAGCGCTGGCGGGAATCAAGGACCAATACGATTACATACTGATTGACTGCGCGCCATCGTTGGGCCTTTTAACGCTTAATGCGCTGACCGCCGCGGATTCTGTCGTGATTCCGATCCAGTGTGAATATTTTGCCCTGGAAGGACTTGGGAAATTGCTCAATACCATCAAGAGCGTGCAGAAAATCCATAATCCGTCACTTGACATTGAAGGCTTGCTGCTGACCATGTTTGACTCGCGCCTGCGTTTATCAAATCAGGTGGTTGAGGAAGTGCAGAAGCATTTCAGCGATATGGTATTCAATACGGTGATCCAGCGCAACGTGAAACTCAGCGAGGCCCCCAGTTTCGGGGAAAGCATCATCAACTACGATGCGACGAGCAAGGGTGCGACGAATTACCTGCACCTCGCACAGGAAATCATCAAGAAAAACAGTTTATCATGA
- a CDS encoding methylmalonyl-CoA mutase subunit beta: protein MAKPTSFDAFGPVSSKQWKQQIQFELRGADYNETLVWESPEGIKVKPFYHADEDTATLQPQSQKGFSICEDIFVFELQKSISRAQDCLSRGAESLRFHIPSADTDIVRLLSALPADGTTVYLSLPFISKAFMEKVSAFANDNKASIYCLIDPVGHLAREGNWIDTPGEDNFSALRGLPGRATFPTISIDSALYQNAGANIVQQLAYSLSHANEYFNHIPDIAHPPVFQVAIGSNYFFEIAKLRALRILFDLVAREYGVQTGCHIIATPSKRNKTLYDYNVNMLRTTTESMAAIAGGADAVANMPYDALYHKGNEFGGRIARNQLLILKNESYFDKAENPADGSYYIESLTLQLAEKALALFKEIEAAGGFLKQLSDGTINKKINDSAQREQELFDSGKEVLLGTNKYPNKNDRMKHELELFPFVKLKPRKTLIPPIIEKRLAEKMEQERLDTENENP, encoded by the coding sequence GTGGCAAAACCTACATCATTTGACGCCTTCGGACCCGTATCCTCTAAACAATGGAAGCAGCAGATCCAGTTTGAGCTTCGCGGCGCCGATTACAACGAAACGCTGGTCTGGGAAAGTCCGGAAGGCATTAAGGTGAAACCTTTCTACCACGCCGATGAGGACACTGCCACCCTGCAGCCACAAAGCCAGAAAGGATTTTCGATCTGCGAGGATATTTTCGTTTTCGAATTGCAGAAATCCATCAGCAGGGCACAGGATTGCCTGAGCCGCGGCGCAGAAAGCCTGCGTTTCCATATTCCTTCGGCAGACACTGACATAGTTCGGCTGCTTTCGGCCCTTCCTGCGGATGGCACAACGGTTTACCTGAGCCTTCCATTCATCTCAAAGGCCTTCATGGAGAAGGTGTCTGCATTTGCCAATGACAATAAAGCGTCGATTTACTGCCTGATCGATCCCGTAGGGCACCTCGCCAGGGAAGGAAACTGGATCGACACTCCGGGAGAGGACAATTTTTCAGCACTGCGCGGTTTACCGGGACGTGCAACCTTTCCAACCATCAGCATTGACAGTGCCCTGTACCAGAATGCCGGCGCGAATATCGTGCAGCAGCTGGCGTATTCACTGTCGCATGCCAACGAATATTTCAATCACATCCCGGATATAGCCCACCCACCCGTGTTTCAGGTCGCCATCGGGTCAAATTATTTTTTTGAGATTGCCAAACTCCGGGCATTGCGTATTTTGTTTGATCTGGTGGCCAGAGAATATGGCGTGCAAACCGGTTGCCATATCATCGCCACGCCTTCGAAACGAAACAAGACGCTTTACGATTATAACGTGAACATGCTGCGCACTACGACCGAAAGCATGGCAGCAATCGCAGGCGGCGCCGATGCCGTGGCGAATATGCCTTACGATGCGCTGTATCATAAGGGCAATGAATTTGGAGGCAGGATTGCCAGGAATCAGTTGTTGATCCTGAAAAACGAAAGTTATTTTGACAAGGCCGAAAACCCGGCCGACGGCAGTTATTACATTGAAAGCCTGACACTGCAACTGGCAGAAAAAGCCTTGGCACTGTTTAAGGAAATCGAGGCCGCGGGCGGATTCCTGAAACAGCTTTCCGATGGTACAATCAACAAGAAAATCAACGATAGCGCGCAACGTGAACAAGAGCTGTTCGATTCGGGCAAAGAAGTGCTTTTGGGGACAAACAAATACCCAAACAAAAACGACAGGATGAAGCATGAACTCGAGTTGTTTCCTTTCGTAAAGCTAAAACCCCGAAAAACACTGATTCCACCCATCATCGAGAAGCGCCTTGCCGAAAAAATGGAACAGGAACGCCTCGACACCGAAAACGAAAACCCATGA